Proteins from a genomic interval of Xanthomonas sp. AM6:
- a CDS encoding DUF3606 domain-containing protein, with product MSDDKNKSGSPDRDRINVNEDYELQYWTKTLGVSADELRAAVEAVGPTAKAVRAHLGK from the coding sequence ATGAGCGACGACAAGAACAAATCCGGTTCCCCGGACCGGGACCGCATCAATGTCAACGAAGACTACGAGCTGCAGTACTGGACCAAGACGCTCGGCGTCTCCGCCGACGAACTGCGTGCGGCGGTCGAGGCGGTAGGTCCGACGGCCAAGGCGGTTCGCGCGCACCTGGGCAAGTAG
- a CDS encoding Atu4866 domain-containing protein, translating into MAALAAAAVAVASAQPAASGTSPSAVPTQRGQTMQHHPYLGMWVTADGHVRQELLPNGRYDEARGSRQSAYQGRYAIDGNHIDYWDDTGFTADGTFVGQDELHHGGMVFHREK; encoded by the coding sequence GTGGCGGCGCTCGCCGCCGCCGCGGTTGCCGTCGCCAGCGCGCAGCCCGCCGCATCCGGCACGTCCCCCTCCGCTGTACCGACGCAACGAGGCCAGACCATGCAACACCATCCGTATCTGGGCATGTGGGTCACGGCCGATGGCCATGTCCGCCAGGAACTGCTGCCCAACGGCCGCTACGACGAAGCGCGCGGATCGCGCCAGAGCGCCTACCAGGGCCGCTACGCCATCGACGGCAACCACATCGACTACTGGGACGACACCGGCTTCACCGCCGACGGCACCTTCGTCGGCCAGGACGAACTGCACCACGGCGGGATGGTGTTCCATCGCGAGAAATAG
- a CDS encoding nuclear transport factor 2 family protein: MACIGTKAATTILAALVLAASACGPARVNAAPAAVPAAAQTERNRQAVSAAFERWAEGSPGFFDELLARDVVWTIEGSGPSAGTYRGRDAFMAQAVRPFAIRLREPVRPVSRRIWADGDHVIVHWEGRAVARDGRPYRNRYAWIFRMADGKAVEAHAFLDLAAYDDVLRRIPARERAQ, from the coding sequence ATGGCATGCATCGGCACCAAGGCAGCAACGACCATCCTCGCCGCGCTCGTGCTGGCGGCTTCGGCATGCGGGCCGGCGCGGGTGAACGCCGCGCCGGCGGCGGTACCGGCGGCCGCGCAGACCGAGCGCAACCGGCAGGCCGTCAGCGCCGCGTTCGAGCGCTGGGCCGAGGGCAGCCCGGGCTTCTTCGACGAGCTGCTCGCCCGCGACGTCGTCTGGACGATCGAAGGCTCCGGCCCGAGCGCGGGCACCTATCGCGGCCGCGACGCGTTCATGGCGCAGGCCGTGCGCCCCTTCGCCATCCGCTTGCGCGAGCCGGTGCGGCCGGTCTCCAGACGGATCTGGGCCGACGGCGACCACGTCATCGTGCACTGGGAGGGCCGGGCCGTCGCGCGCGACGGCCGCCCCTACCGCAATCGCTACGCGTGGATCTTCCGCATGGCGGACGGGAAGGCCGTCGAGGCGCACGCCTTCCTCGACCTTGCCGCCTACGACGACGTGCTGCGCCGCATTCCCGCACGCGAGCGTGCGCAGTGA
- a CDS encoding aldo/keto reductase, with the protein MNAPSSLSQYRLLGRSGLRVSPLALGTMTFGQDWGWGADHAEAKRIFDAYTERGGNFVDTAVNYTNGASERILGALLKDRRERIVLATKFTMARDAANINSGGNHRFNLVRSVETSLRQLDTERIDLFYLHAWDFTTAPDEVMRGLDDLVRAGKIVYAGICNTPAWRVAQMQTLADLRGWSPFVALQIGYSLVERTVEHELLPMAQAMGLGVLPWSPLGGGILTGKYGRADLTDDNDADVSATRKGVIASSGHLNARALDIADVVGQIAGELGVSRSQVALAWTLQHPAVVAPVMGARTLQQAEDNFGALEVVFDEDQLRRLDQASAVAPIFPENFIGRPMGQQLIFGTSTVQGRR; encoded by the coding sequence ATGAACGCCCCCTCTTCCCTCTCCCAGTACCGCCTGCTCGGCCGCTCGGGCCTGCGCGTCTCGCCGCTCGCGCTGGGCACCATGACCTTCGGCCAGGACTGGGGCTGGGGCGCCGACCACGCCGAAGCCAAGCGCATCTTCGACGCCTACACCGAGCGCGGCGGCAATTTCGTCGACACCGCGGTCAACTACACCAACGGCGCGTCCGAGCGCATCCTCGGCGCGCTGCTGAAGGACAGGCGCGAGCGCATCGTGCTGGCCACCAAGTTCACCATGGCGCGCGACGCGGCCAACATCAATTCCGGCGGCAATCACCGCTTCAACCTGGTGCGGTCGGTCGAGACCAGCCTGCGCCAGCTCGATACCGAGCGCATCGACCTGTTCTATCTGCACGCGTGGGACTTCACCACCGCGCCCGACGAGGTGATGCGCGGGCTCGACGACCTGGTCCGCGCCGGCAAGATCGTCTATGCCGGCATCTGCAACACGCCGGCATGGCGGGTGGCGCAGATGCAGACGCTTGCCGACCTGCGCGGCTGGTCGCCCTTCGTCGCGCTGCAGATCGGCTACAGCCTGGTCGAGCGCACGGTCGAACACGAACTGCTGCCGATGGCCCAGGCGATGGGCTTGGGCGTGCTGCCCTGGTCGCCGCTGGGCGGCGGCATCCTGACCGGCAAGTACGGCCGCGCGGACCTGACCGACGACAACGACGCGGATGTGTCGGCGACCCGCAAGGGCGTCATCGCCTCCTCGGGCCATCTCAACGCGCGTGCGCTGGACATCGCCGACGTCGTCGGCCAGATCGCCGGGGAACTGGGCGTGTCGCGCTCGCAGGTGGCGCTGGCGTGGACGCTGCAGCACCCGGCCGTGGTCGCGCCGGTGATGGGCGCGCGCACGCTGCAGCAGGCCGAAGACAACTTCGGCGCGCTGGAGGTGGTGTTCGACGAGGACCAGCTCCGCCGCCTCGACCAGGCCAGCGCGGTCGCGCCGATCTTCCCGGAGAACTTCATCGGCCGGCCGATGGGCCAGCAGCTGATCTTCGGCACCTCCACCGTGCAGGGCCGGAGGTGA
- a CDS encoding AraC family transcriptional regulator: MWNNTDMTLRTLTDLIARHAPHDGTFDGRLPGVKLIRASMPTLPMPVIYEPTVCFVAQGRKRAMLGTTSYVYDPARYLVASVGLPIMGSVIEASAAAPYLSLQLDLDLAELGELAIRHPPMADAAAATPMGLTLNQTTPALLDAVVRLASLLDTPRDIEALAPLTIREILYRLLTGPEGGVIRHMAQADSRLNHIARAIVWIRTHFRGACRIEEAAEIAGMSRSTFHQHFKAVTSLSPIEFRTQLRMQEARRLMVGNALDAASAGFQVGYDSPSQFSRDYARLFGMPPATHARLLRASS, translated from the coding sequence ATGTGGAATAACACGGACATGACCCTGCGCACGCTGACCGACCTCATCGCCCGCCACGCACCGCACGACGGCACGTTCGATGGCCGCCTGCCCGGCGTGAAGCTCATCCGCGCGTCGATGCCGACCCTGCCCATGCCGGTGATCTACGAGCCGACCGTGTGCTTCGTCGCGCAGGGGCGCAAGCGCGCGATGCTGGGGACCACCAGCTACGTCTACGACCCGGCGCGCTACCTGGTCGCCTCCGTCGGCCTGCCGATCATGGGCTCGGTGATCGAGGCCAGCGCCGCGGCGCCGTATCTCAGCCTGCAACTGGATCTGGACCTGGCCGAACTGGGCGAACTCGCCATCCGCCACCCGCCCATGGCCGACGCGGCGGCCGCCACGCCGATGGGGCTGACCCTCAACCAGACCACGCCGGCGCTGCTGGACGCGGTCGTGCGCCTGGCCAGCCTGCTGGACACCCCGCGCGACATCGAGGCGCTGGCGCCGCTCACCATTCGCGAGATCCTGTACCGCCTGCTCACCGGGCCCGAAGGCGGCGTCATCCGGCACATGGCGCAGGCCGACAGCCGGCTCAACCACATCGCCCGCGCCATCGTCTGGATCCGCACCCACTTCCGCGGCGCCTGCCGCATCGAGGAGGCCGCGGAGATCGCGGGCATGAGCCGCTCCACGTTCCACCAGCACTTCAAGGCGGTCACCTCGTTGAGCCCGATCGAATTCCGCACCCAGTTGCGCATGCAGGAGGCGCGCCGGCTGATGGTCGGCAATGCGCTGGATGCCGCCAGCGCCGGGTTCCAGGTCGGCTACGACAGCCCGTCGCAGTTCAGCCGCGACTACGCGCGCCTGTTCGGCATGCCGCCGGCGACGCACGCCAGGCTGCTGCGCGCTTCGTCCTGA
- a CDS encoding NAD(P)-dependent oxidoreductase produces MSVLITGATGLVGARLVPRLVEAGVDCRALVRGGKEVPAGATPVAGDLFDPSALTQAVEGISSVIHLAAVFRSQDTDLIWKSNLEGTRNLIAAVKAHAPRARFIIASTSNVYAMESAHPGREDDAVDPKQAYPASKVAAEKELRDSGLAWAVLRLPFVYGDRDGHLEQLPKHAIAGRWHPAKRISTIHHRDIAIAFRLALNGAFDGRIVNISDEAPTSIYELAALAGETLESSSEPMENPWHLHVDGSLARSLGFQPSVRTVYQAVQEQLM; encoded by the coding sequence GTGAGCGTCTTGATCACTGGTGCAACCGGGCTGGTCGGCGCCCGGCTGGTTCCCCGCCTCGTGGAGGCGGGCGTGGATTGCCGCGCGCTGGTGCGCGGCGGGAAAGAGGTTCCTGCCGGCGCAACGCCGGTGGCGGGCGATCTGTTCGATCCCTCGGCGCTCACGCAGGCCGTGGAGGGCATCTCGTCGGTCATCCATCTTGCGGCGGTCTTCCGCAGCCAGGACACCGACCTCATCTGGAAGAGCAATCTGGAGGGGACGCGCAACCTCATCGCTGCCGTCAAGGCCCATGCACCGCGTGCCCGCTTCATCATTGCGAGCACAAGCAACGTCTACGCCATGGAGAGCGCACATCCCGGGCGCGAGGACGACGCGGTCGATCCGAAACAGGCGTATCCGGCCAGCAAGGTCGCGGCCGAGAAAGAGCTACGGGACAGCGGACTCGCTTGGGCCGTCCTCCGCTTGCCTTTCGTCTACGGCGACCGGGACGGTCACCTTGAGCAATTGCCCAAGCATGCCATCGCCGGAAGATGGCACCCGGCAAAGCGGATCAGCACGATCCACCATCGCGACATCGCCATCGCCTTCCGCCTCGCCCTGAACGGTGCGTTCGACGGCCGCATCGTCAACATTTCCGACGAGGCGCCAACGTCGATTTACGAACTGGCCGCGTTGGCGGGAGAAACGCTGGAATCCTCGTCCGAGCCGATGGAGAACCCGTGGCACCTCCATGTCGATGGCTCGCTTGCACGCAGCCTCGGCTTCCAGCCCAGCGTGAGAACGGTCTACCAGGCGGTACAAGAGCAGCTGATGTGA
- a CDS encoding MarR family transcriptional regulator produces MANKTTAIHHDSVGAWAKRCYMAGRAAMEAMLRPYDLGTTQWYVLHRLAHDGPTMQRELVKALQVERATLSAIIGALVRKGLVEQVPDRVDQRQKLLRMTAAGTALWKELPDLEVIHDVAFKGLDDAAIAAAVQVLQTATERLEHFIDRS; encoded by the coding sequence ATGGCTAACAAAACCACCGCGATCCATCACGACTCCGTCGGCGCCTGGGCGAAGCGGTGCTACATGGCTGGCCGTGCCGCGATGGAAGCGATGCTCCGCCCATATGACCTCGGAACGACGCAGTGGTACGTGCTGCATCGGCTCGCGCACGACGGCCCGACCATGCAGCGCGAACTAGTGAAGGCGCTCCAGGTCGAGCGCGCCACCTTGAGCGCGATCATCGGCGCGCTGGTCCGCAAGGGGCTTGTCGAGCAGGTGCCTGATCGTGTCGACCAAAGACAGAAACTGCTGCGGATGACGGCGGCGGGCACCGCGTTATGGAAGGAACTGCCCGATCTGGAGGTCATCCATGACGTGGCATTCAAGGGCCTGGATGACGCGGCCATCGCTGCCGCCGTCCAGGTGCTCCAAACCGCTACCGAACGCCTCGAACACTTCATAGACAGGAGCTGA
- a CDS encoding BlaI/MecI/CopY family transcriptional regulator: MRRKSIGDQELALLQYIAEQGEASVGEVAAAFGEARGLARSTVLTMMERLRAKAYLRRRQVQGVYRYAATAGQDDVVRSAVGSFVEKTLQGSVSPFVAWMSQRAEVSDDELAELEALVAKLQSQRRED; this comes from the coding sequence ATGCGGCGCAAATCGATCGGGGACCAGGAGCTGGCCCTGCTGCAGTACATCGCCGAACAGGGCGAGGCCAGCGTCGGCGAAGTCGCCGCCGCCTTCGGCGAGGCGCGAGGGCTGGCCCGCTCCACCGTGCTGACGATGATGGAGCGGCTGCGCGCCAAGGCCTATCTGCGCCGGCGCCAGGTGCAGGGCGTGTACCGCTACGCCGCCACCGCCGGCCAGGACGACGTGGTGCGCAGCGCGGTCGGCAGCTTCGTCGAGAAGACCCTGCAGGGCTCGGTGTCGCCGTTCGTGGCGTGGATGTCGCAGCGCGCGGAGGTCAGCGACGACGAGCTGGCCGAACTCGAGGCCCTGGTGGCCAAACTGCAATCGCAACGGCGCGAGGACTGA
- a CDS encoding M56 family metallopeptidase: protein MHAIFGTSLFETLLSRLLATSVQAAVLVAAIWALCRWLPALPAATRCRLWWLVGAQTVLGLLWAGALSLPVLPAAPAPALQAVAALPAASLQEPAAATTAPSAAAAAAAPQAASAAAPLSWAQALVALWLAGVLLGALRSGAAYRASRHLVHAATPCTDASLLGALRLAAEAHGLRQPPQLRLSAQIDSPQLIGPWRPVLLLPARRLAALHADDLDMALTHELVHLQRRDLWWGLLPALAQHLFFFHPLVHLAVREYALAREAACDAAVVAGHRHCRHNYARLLVQLGVAPRPAAGVASASPSFVSLKRRLLMLQSTASFSRLGAGLITAAIALAGVMPLRLVAKPVPAVAASAPAPAAAPATPAVPAEASAPAPAAPAATSIVASVLARPAPAAASTVPEPPAAPSPPAAPAAPAAPAPAEALVTHGRTTLSRHDGEDAYVLVQDGHNLMDASLDDLREANRLAGDGGALLWFRHDGRRYVVRDPAALARFQALHAQSLRLAETQAALGDRQGDLGDRQGELGERMAQLSEQLTDSATRQAEAAVAASRAAGDQAQRARTAALRASERMRHDALGEQLQALARQQAQLGLQQAELGKQQADASLRARQQAEELIRQAIAQGLATPIGG, encoded by the coding sequence ATGCACGCGATCTTCGGGACGAGCTTGTTCGAGACCCTGCTGTCGCGGCTGCTGGCCACCAGCGTGCAGGCGGCGGTGTTGGTCGCAGCGATCTGGGCGCTGTGCCGCTGGCTGCCGGCCTTGCCGGCGGCCACGCGCTGCCGGCTGTGGTGGCTGGTCGGCGCGCAGACCGTGCTCGGCCTGCTGTGGGCCGGCGCGCTGAGCCTGCCGGTGCTGCCGGCCGCGCCGGCGCCGGCGCTGCAGGCCGTTGCGGCGTTGCCGGCGGCCTCGCTGCAGGAACCGGCCGCCGCGACGACGGCGCCGTCCGCCGCCGCCGCCGCCGCCGCGCCGCAGGCTGCCTCTGCCGCGGCGCCGCTGTCCTGGGCGCAGGCATTGGTCGCGCTGTGGCTGGCCGGCGTGCTGCTCGGCGCGCTGCGCAGCGGCGCCGCCTACCGCGCCAGCCGGCACCTCGTGCACGCGGCCACGCCGTGCACCGACGCCAGCTTGCTCGGCGCCTTGCGCCTGGCCGCCGAGGCGCACGGCCTGCGCCAGCCACCGCAGCTGCGGCTGTCCGCGCAGATCGACTCGCCGCAGCTGATCGGGCCGTGGCGGCCGGTGCTGCTGCTGCCGGCGCGGCGCCTGGCGGCGCTGCACGCCGACGACCTGGACATGGCGCTGACCCACGAACTGGTGCACCTGCAGCGCCGCGACCTGTGGTGGGGCTTGCTGCCGGCACTGGCGCAGCACCTGTTCTTCTTCCACCCGCTGGTGCACCTGGCGGTGCGCGAGTACGCACTGGCCCGCGAGGCCGCCTGCGATGCGGCGGTGGTCGCCGGGCACCGGCACTGCCGGCACAACTACGCGCGCCTGCTGGTGCAGCTGGGCGTGGCGCCGCGGCCGGCGGCCGGCGTCGCCAGCGCCTCGCCGAGCTTCGTCAGCCTGAAGCGGCGCCTGCTGATGCTGCAGAGCACGGCCTCGTTCTCCCGTCTCGGCGCCGGCCTGATCACCGCCGCCATCGCGCTGGCCGGGGTCATGCCGCTGCGCCTGGTCGCCAAGCCGGTCCCGGCAGTTGCAGCGTCGGCGCCGGCGCCAGCCGCCGCGCCGGCCACCCCGGCGGTGCCCGCGGAGGCCTCGGCCCCGGCCCCGGCCGCCCCGGCGGCGACGTCGATCGTCGCCAGCGTGCTGGCGCGGCCCGCCCCTGCCGCCGCGTCGACAGTCCCCGAGCCGCCTGCCGCGCCATCGCCGCCGGCCGCCCCGGCGGCACCCGCCGCGCCCGCACCCGCCGAGGCGCTGGTCACCCACGGCCGCACCACGCTCTCCCGGCACGACGGCGAGGACGCCTACGTGCTGGTGCAGGATGGGCACAACCTGATGGACGCCTCGCTGGACGACCTGCGCGAGGCGAACCGCCTGGCCGGCGACGGCGGCGCGCTGCTGTGGTTCCGGCATGACGGCCGCCGCTACGTGGTCCGCGATCCGGCCGCGCTGGCGCGCTTCCAGGCGCTGCACGCACAGAGCCTGCGCCTGGCCGAGACGCAGGCCGCGCTGGGCGACCGCCAAGGCGATCTCGGCGATCGCCAGGGCGAACTGGGCGAGCGCATGGCGCAGTTGAGCGAGCAGCTGACCGACAGCGCGACGCGCCAGGCCGAGGCGGCGGTCGCCGCCAGCCGCGCAGCCGGCGACCAGGCGCAGCGCGCCCGCACGGCGGCGCTGCGGGCGAGCGAACGGATGCGCCACGACGCGTTGGGCGAACAGCTCCAGGCCCTGGCCCGGCAGCAGGCGCAACTGGGCCTGCAGCAGGCCGAGCTGGGCAAGCAGCAGGCCGACGCCAGCCTGCGCGCGCGGCAGCAGGCCGAGGAACTGATCCGGCAGGCCATCGCGCAGGGGCTGGCCACGCCGATCGGCGGCTGA
- a CDS encoding saccharopine dehydrogenase NADP-binding domain-containing protein, whose protein sequence is MAVCKVVVLGGYGHFGARIVRALAATPTLQVIAAGRHPAAAADNLAGADLGGVALCRLDTAAADFPAQLAATGADIVVHTAGPFQGQDYAVARACLQAGMHYIDLADGRAFVRDFPAALDALARQAGRSAISGASTLPALSSAVVDALRPRFSQLHDIDLVIAPAQATPLGMATVRAVLSYCGQPFDWWCDGRWQRTRGWAAPQPVAFARLAPRLAAPCDVPDHDLLVARYPGVRSVRFRAALELPFLQRCLAALARLRGLGVPLPMQALAAAFARAGRWFDRFGSDLGGMSVQLRGHNDGRPHALCWELTAPTLHGPEIPCLAAILLVRKLAAGAALPVGAHACMGLLSLAEFEGEFAAWRIETAVREI, encoded by the coding sequence ATGGCAGTTTGCAAGGTGGTGGTACTGGGGGGCTATGGCCATTTCGGCGCGCGCATCGTGCGCGCGCTGGCGGCGACCCCGACGCTGCAGGTGATCGCGGCCGGGCGCCACCCCGCAGCCGCGGCCGACAATCTGGCCGGCGCCGACCTGGGCGGCGTCGCGCTGTGCCGCCTGGATACCGCGGCGGCGGACTTCCCGGCGCAGCTGGCCGCCACCGGCGCGGACATCGTCGTGCACACCGCCGGACCGTTCCAGGGCCAGGACTACGCGGTCGCTCGCGCCTGCCTGCAGGCCGGCATGCACTACATCGACCTGGCCGACGGCCGCGCCTTCGTGCGCGATTTTCCCGCCGCGCTCGATGCGCTGGCGCGGCAGGCCGGACGCAGCGCGATCAGCGGCGCCAGCACCCTGCCGGCGCTGTCCAGCGCGGTGGTCGACGCGCTGCGCCCGCGCTTTTCGCAGCTGCACGACATCGACCTGGTCATCGCGCCGGCGCAGGCCACGCCGTTGGGCATGGCCACGGTGCGCGCGGTGCTGTCGTATTGCGGCCAGCCGTTCGACTGGTGGTGCGATGGGCGTTGGCAGCGGACGCGCGGGTGGGCCGCGCCGCAGCCGGTCGCGTTCGCGCGGCTCGCCCCGCGCCTGGCCGCGCCCTGCGACGTGCCCGACCACGACCTGCTGGTGGCGCGCTATCCCGGCGTGCGCAGCGTGCGTTTCCGCGCGGCGCTGGAGCTGCCGTTCCTGCAGCGCTGCCTGGCCGCGCTCGCGCGCCTGCGCGGGCTCGGCGTGCCGTTGCCGATGCAGGCGCTGGCGGCGGCGTTCGCGCGCGCCGGGCGCTGGTTCGACCGCTTCGGCAGCGACCTCGGCGGCATGTCGGTGCAGTTGCGCGGACACAACGACGGCCGCCCGCACGCCCTGTGCTGGGAACTGACCGCGCCGACCCTGCACGGCCCGGAGATCCCGTGCCTGGCCGCGATCCTGCTGGTGCGCAAGCTGGCCGCCGGCGCGGCGTTGCCGGTGGGCGCGCATGCGTGCATGGGCCTGCTGAGCCTGGCCGAGTTCGAAGGCGAATTCGCGGCGTGGCGGATCGAGACTGCGGTGCGG